The Fulvia fulva chromosome 6, complete sequence genome includes a window with the following:
- a CDS encoding Peptidyl-tRNA hydrolase — MSLARPIPLLICSVGNPGTHYANTLHSAGHTVLNKLAAHLEYSQFSKERTYGNGLLSRPPISGGPGDWTLWQSTSYMNDSGKGTRAAFLAWQKTIPSDVQGKLVVVHDELEKPLGAVSVKEQGSPKGHNGLKSIIAHMNNTPFVRIGVGIGRPVSRESDDVARYVLKKMTSEERNVIDGSVEEIVRRLGKIEKG; from the coding sequence ATGTCACTCGCGCGCCCGATCCCGCTCTTAATATGCAGCGTCGGTAATCCAGGCACGCACTATGCCAACACACTCCACAGCGCTGGCCACACAGTCCTGAACAAGCTCGCTGCGCATCTCGAATACTCTCAGTTCTCCAAAGAGCGAACCTACGGCAATGGACTCCTCAGCCGACCACCCATCTCTGGCGGTCCAGGAGATTGGACGTTGTGGCAGAGTACATCGTACATGAACGACTCCGGCAAGGGAACACGCGCAGCATTTCTAGCATGGCAGAAGACCATCCCATCCGACGTTCAGGGAAAGTTGGTAGTGGTGCACGATGAGCTGGAGAAACCGCTGGGGGCTGTGAGTGTTAAGGAGCAGGGGAGTCCGAAGGGACATAACGGGTTGAAGAGCATTATCGCGCATATGAATAATACACCTTTCGTGAGGATTGGAGTAGGCATTGGAAGGCCTGTCAGCAGAGAAAGTGATGATGTGGCGCGGTATGTGCTCAAGAAGATGACATCGGAGGAGAGGAATGTGATTGATGGCAGCGTGGAGGAGATTGTGAGGAGGTTGGGGAAGATTGAGAAGGGGTGA
- a CDS encoding mRNA-decapping enzyme 1A gives MTVFVNIDFDGAGSNTSNMPPKKKAGRAAHPPPQPPAVSDYDTDTANLTDNNIIDSIPAPPPGRSNEQLNYMVLRRWIPNLESILAIAPFAVLYNFSPETEQWDKCPTQGSLFVLQLTADPYPRYQVVILNRMNMENLQLDVASTDDIEVTNEFIIITTPDEERGTVQVQGIWIYSAGDIPTENSREAIAQTVMECAQKAEQYAQDFGPQDDGACDGAQEQDGRELGVGAEIPIQQAEPAGLEQMPQEHKLDLATLFGKPQLQQQGPTFPPNADTDFFRNPTGPLAQTQQFGTPVVQQPPNTQQNALLDLFKNAKRG, from the coding sequence ATGACTGTCTTCGTCAACATTGACTTCGATGGAGCCGGCAGCAACACATCAAACATGCCGCCGAAGAAGAAGGCGGGCAGGGCTGCACACCCTCCGCCACAGCCGCCAGCCGTCTCCGACTACGACACCGACACAGCCAACCTGACCGACAACAATATCATCGACTCCATACCCGCACCTCCGCCAGGTCGCTCCAATGAACAGCTCAACTACATGGTCTTGCGACGATGGATCCCGAACCTCGAATCGATCCTCGCCATAGCACCATTTGCAGTCCTGTACAACTTCTCACCAGAAACAGAGCAATGGGACAAATGCCCGACCCAAGGTTCGCTGTTCGTGCTGCAACTCACAGCGGATCCCTATCCACGCTACCAGGTCGTCATCCTCAATCGCATGAATATGGAGAACTTGCAGTTGGATGTTGCCAGCACGGACGACATTGAGGTCACAAACGAGTTCATCATCATTACTACGCCTGATGAAGAAAGAGGGACAGTGCAGGTGCAGGGAATATGGATATACTCAGCTGGGGACATTCCGACCGAGAACTCGAGGGAGGCTATCGCGCAGACTGTGATGGAATGTGCGCAGAAAGCGGAGCAGTATGCGCAGGACTTTGGACCACAGGACGATGGGGCGTGTGATGGAGCGCAGGAGCAGGACGGCCGTGAGCTAGGTGTGGGGGCGGAGATACCTATCCAGCAAGCCGAACCAGCAGGCCTGGAGCAGATGCCACAAGAGCACAAGCTGGACCTTGCGACACTGTTCGGGAAGCCACAACTGCAGCAGCAAGGACCGACGTTCCCACCAAACGCGGATACGGACTTCTTCAGAAATCCAACGGGACCTCTCGCGCAGACCCAGCAGTTTGGCACACCCGTCGTGCAGCAGCCGCCGAACACACAGCAGAATGCGTTGCTGGACTTGTTCAAGAATGCGAAGAGAGGATGA
- a CDS encoding Synaptojanin-1 encodes MSTTRSRPMSTASASTASSLMQDVPGAFPATPPFRPEPEEENDRDEEHEVTYQSLSQAVYARRAEYVRPKHVRIKVGTWNTAACKGVEKDLGRWFVGGKGVAEALTGLSINDPDRDGSNRRESVAAQEDRYERKQPTLPKGDEGSLPKDADVGLYVLGLQEVVDITSASEALKPYTDPSVAAKWKDAMQQAIPTGYQLVAEQQLLGLLLLIYAAPDVAPDVKSVSTTSVGTGLMGYMGNKGAVTARIVLGETTRMVFVNSHLAAGADKTALERRNWDASQIISRTRFAPIKDAMDLAQSTGEQIGDEDFAFWCGDLNYRLEAIPGDDVRRLLMLHTRNEYDLSQKAARKIDQELEEATNSVKERTAHDDGSGRGSAASSVRNSLEYQTPTTLVDEVAASEDPSSLQTTLSSLLPHDELHQQMKARKAFHDGWQEGPITFLPTYKYDIGSVGVFDSSEKKRAPSWCDRIIYRTRREKLAYDAKVRDEENARKKDEEMKANGTVAAASDEDILYDYDPDTDGADAIDNYNEYDEYDDQEDGVVITKEGFEDAIKLEYYTAHQRVLSSDHKPLDASFMLKYDAVVPELKAQIHSEVAKELDKAENEGRPNVTVIVDAHNDTPATSEENSTDKFEGVWFGDVRWMQTKHRSLTVANTSRVPANFSFIERPVDESQQAGIAPDWLSLKINDHDVKSEKSQSETITLEPGETCSIELELKITALGDVQDLNSNKQNLEDILVLRVENGRDHFVPVRAHWLSSSLGRSIDKLVRIPEGGIRKLQRQQPHAKTKAAANTVSAAQELSKNIDRSLSPISTGSTESIAGRLRGLSSSSSNKDKSPISPSSASQDSDLPVRFSAPRELFRLTEAVEELSTRVVAEWEMTHSADPAMYNARESSDRPVRPWEGRPAWPFDEACWQAQSTPHWDNELSDACDALDSDESLTASFALDISTPQRLYILSSLLLTFLRSMSDGIVTAKLWPEVDKYLTDIDKSKKKPSNDDQRTAIQEILSQSPSHSISYILIVSTLERMIQERSTSNISRASTRGHSHSSSTLSAEAPMSPTQRAGGTFKRMFAGKGNATGPSERDQSSKAMAAVIAEVVVRTSDAASEKAKAPVRKRKADLIELFLKRDEPG; translated from the coding sequence ATGTCGACCACGCGATCACGACCAATGAGCACGGCGAGTGCCTCCACCGCAAGCTCGTTGATGCAAGACGTGCCAGGCGCATTTCCTGCGACGCCTCCGTTTCGACCGGAGCCTGAAGAGGAGAACGACCGGGATGAAGAGCATGAAGTCACCTACCAAAGCCTGTCGCAGGCAGTATACGCGCGAAGAGCTGAGTATGTTCGACCGAAGCATGTCCGTATCAAAGTCGGGACTTGGAACACCGCAGCCTGCAAGGGTGTCGAGAAGGACCTTGGACGCTGGTTCGTTGGTGGGAAGGGTGTTGCAGAAGCCTTGACCGGTCTGAGCATCAACGACCCAGATCGTGATGGCTCGAATCGCAGAGAAAGTGTTGCCGCGCAGGAGGACCGATACGAACGCAAGCAGCCAACCTTACCAAAAGGTGATGAGGGCAGCCTACCCAAAGATGCAGACGTTGGATTATACGTGCTTGGTCTGCAGGAAGTCGTGGACATCACATCTGCATCAGAAGCCTTGAAGCCGTATACTGATCCGTCCGTCGCTGCCAAGTGGAAAGACGCCATGCAGCAAGCCATTCCTACGGGATACCAGCTAGTCGCCGAGCAGCAACTTCTTGGCCTGCTACTTCTAATCTATGCTGCACCAGACGTTGCTCCTGATGTCAAGTCAGTCAGCACTACTAGTGTTGGTACTGGTCTGATGGGCTACATGGGCAACAAAGGCGCTGTCACTGCTAGAATCGTGCTTGGTGAGACGACCAGGATGGTTTTTGTGAACAGTCACCTGGCTGCTGGCGCGGATAAAACTGCTTTGGAGCGCCGGAACTGGGATGCATCACAGATCATCAGCCGGACTAGATTTGCGCCCATCAAAGACGCCATGGATTTGGCACAGAGTACAGGCGAGCAAATCGGAGACGAAGACTTCGCTTTCTGGTGCGGTGACCTCAACTATCGTCTTGAAGCCATCCCTGGTGATGATGTTCGGCGGCTGCTCATGCTGCACACCCGTAATGAATACGACTTGAGCCAAAAAGCAGCGCGCAAGATCGACCAGGAGCTCGAGGAGGCTACAAATTCGGTCAAGGAGCGCACTGCTCACGACGACGGATCAGGCAGAGGGTCAGCGGCATCTTCGGTTCGAAACAGTCTCGAATATCAGACACCTACGACCCTCGTCGACGAAGTGGCAGCGAGTGAGGATCCGTCGTCTCTTCAGACTACTTTGTCATCGTTGCTCCCACACGACGAGCTCCATCAGCAGATGAAAGCTCGCAAAGCATTCCACGATGGCTGGCAGGAGGGACCGATCACGTTCTTGCCAACTTACAAGTATGACATTGGCAGTGTGGGTGTCTTTGACTCCAGCGAGAAGAAGCGCGCCCCGAGCTGGTGCGATCGTATCATATATCGGACAAGACGAGAAAAGCTGGCGTACGATGCGAAAGTCCGCGACGAAGAAAACGCTCGGAAGAAGGACGAGGAAATGAAGGCCAACGGCACGGTCGCCGCTGCGAGCGACGAAGACATCCTTTATGATTATGACCCCGACACAGATGGCGCGGATGCGATCGACAACTACAATGAATATGACGAATATGACGATCAAGAAGATGGCGTAGTGATCACGAAGGAGGGCTTCGAGGACGCGATCAAGCTTGAATACTACACCGCACATCAGCGTGTACTGTCGAGCGACCACAAGCCACTCGATGCGTCGTTCATGCTGAAGTATGATGCTGTCGTGCCTGAGCTAAAAGCACAGATCCACAGCGAAGTGGCGAAAGAGCTCGACAAGGCGGAAAACGAAGGACGACCAAACGTCACAGTCATTGTTGATGCTCATAATGATACACCTGCCACAAGCGAGGAGAACTCAACCGACAAGTTCGAGGGCGTTTGGTTCGGCGATGTTAGGTGGATGCAGACCAAGCATCGGAGCTTGACAGTTGCCAACACCAGCCGTGTACCGGCGAATTTCTCTTTTATCGAACGGCCAGTAGACGAGTCACAGCAAGCTGGAATCGCCCCAGACTGGCTGTCACTCAAGATCAATGATCATGACGTGAAAAGTGAGAAGAGCCAATCAGAAACTATTACGCTTGAGCCTGGTGAGACGTGTTCGATCGAGCTGGAGCTCAAGATCACGGCGTTGGGTGACGTCCAGGACCTCAACAGCAACAAGCAGAATCTTGAAGATATCCTTGTGCTTCGAGTCGAAAATGGGCGAGATCACTTTGTTCCAGTTCGAGCACATTGGCTCTCCAGTAGTCTTGGACGCTCAATCGACAAGCTCGTGAGGATACCTGAAGGAGGCATCCGCAAGCTACAGAGGCAGCAACCACATGCCAAGACCAAAGCTGCCGCTAATACCGTGTCCGCAGCCCAAGAACTCTCAAAGAACATCGATCGCTCACTATCACCAATCTCCACCGGCTCTACCGAGAGTATCGCCGGAAGACTACGCGGATTGTCGAGCAGCTCGAGCAACAAGGACAAGTCACCGATCTCTCCCAGCAGTGCCAGCCAGGATAGTGACTTACCAGTACGTTTCTCTGCACCTCGCGAACTGTTCCGACTGACGGAAGCGGTAGAAGAGCTGAGTACGCGAGTTGTGGCAGAGTGGGAGATGACACACTCTGCTGATCCTGCAATGTACAATGCTCGAGAGTCTTCAGACCGTCCGGTCAGGCCGTGGGAGGGGCGTCCTGCTTGGCCTTTTGATGAAGCATGTTGGCAAGCTCAGTCCACACCGCACTGGGACAATGAACTGAGTGATGCGTGCGATGCGCTGGACTCAGACGAGTCGTTGACCGCAAGCTTCGCATTGGATATATCGACACCTCAACGACTCTACATCCTATCCAGCCTACTACTCACATTCCTGCGCAGCATGTCCGACGGCATCGTCACCGCAAAGCTATGGCCAGAGGTAGACAAGTACCTCACAGACATCGACAAATCCAAGAAGAAACCCAGCAACGATGACCAGCGCACAGCAATCCAGGAGATCCTGTCACAGAGTCCAAGTCATAGTATCAGTTACATCCTCATCGTCTCAACGCTAGAGCGCATGATCCAGGAGCGCAGCACAAGCAATATCAGCCGCGCCAGTACCCGCGGTCACAGTCACAGCAGCAGCACATTGAGTGCAGAAGCGCCAATGAGTCCAACTCAGAGAGCTGGTGGCACTTTCAAGCGGATGTTCGCCGGGAAGGGGAATGCTACCGGGCCTTCTGAACGCGATCAAAGTAGTAAAGCTATGGCGGCTGTGATTGCTGAGGTTGTGGTTAGAACGTCAGATGCAGCGAGTGAGAAGGCGAAGGCGCCGGTGAGGAAGAGGAAGGCGGATTTGATTGAGCTGTTTTTGAAGAGAGATGAGCCGGGGTAG
- a CDS encoding Thioredoxin domain-containing protein plp1 → MSTIDAHVAKVLDKQRPGQDSDDEDALIAELEDDEDNAFSALREQRLQQLHSEMARAKMMKETSHGTYMEIKDEKQLMDITISERLCIVHFMKPDFNRCGVMDEKLRILAEKHFDTRFVSINVDNAPFLVVKLGIKVLPCVIAFKDGVGIDRIIGFEGIGYKPDSFTVAELEARLLACGVLVRSKMNDGDDHRRERKREEREEDVYADDWD, encoded by the coding sequence ATGTCGACCATTGACGCTCATGTGGCCAAGGTTCTCGACAAGCAGAGACCAGGACAAGACTCCGACGATGAAGATGCTCTCATTGCAGAGCTCGAGGACGACGAAGACAATGCCTTTTCCGCACTGCGAGAGCAGAGACTTCAACAACTTCACTCAGAAATGGCCAGAGCCAAGATGATGAAGGAGACATCCCACGGCACTTATATGGAGATCAAGGACGAGAAACAGCTCATGGATATTACCATCTCTGAAAGGTTATGCATTGTCCACTTCATGAAGCCTGACTTCAACCGCTGCGGCGTCATGGATGAAAAGCTCCGGATCCTGGCCGAAAAACACTTCGATACTCGCTTCGTCAGCATCAATGTCGACAATGCCCCCTTCCTGGTAGTGAAGCTTGGCATCAAAGTTTTGCCATGTGTCATTGCTTTCAAGGATGGCGTGGGGATAGACAGGATCATCGGCTTCGAAGGCATAGGCTACAAGCCGGACTCCTTCACTGTGGCGGAGCTAGAGGCAAGATTACTGGCATGTGGCGTGCTGGTCAGATCGAAAATGAACGACGGAGATGATCACAGAAGGGAGCGGAAGAGGGAGGAGCGGGAAGAGGATGTTTACGCCGACGACTGGGATTAA
- a CDS encoding GDP-mannose transporter 1, whose translation MAEDKKRDFAIELGDREPNGAFEARQTRSPAPPAVMAPALSVANNPVFSIFAYCGSSILMTVSNKYCVNGTGWNLSFFLLAVQAIVCIVAISTGKAMGVITYRDFNTDEARKWFPVSLLLIGMIYTSIKALQFLSIPVYTIFKNLTIILIAYGEVLWFGGHVGGMALLSFGLMVLSSVIAAWADVTHALSSHGGDALDPAAAEKIATLNSGYIWMALNCFCSAGYVLGMRKRIKLTNFKDFDTMFYNNLLSIPILLVSSLLLEDWSSANLAVNFPPGRQTTMLAAMIFTGLSSIFISYTSAWCVRVTSSTTYSMVGALNKLPIAISGLVFFDAPVTFPSVSAIFLGFVSGLVYAVAKIWQKEADKKGGSVLPVSSASSQSMKDSLKS comes from the exons ATGGCCGAGGACAAGAAGAGGGACTTTGCCATTGAGCTGGGAGACAGAGAACCGAACGGCGCATTCGAAGCGCGCCAGACCCGATCGCCTGCGCCGCCAGCAGTCATGGCGCCCGCGCTCAGCGTCGCGAACAACCCGGTGTTCAGTATCTTCGCCTACTGTGGGAGTAGCATTCTCATGACAGTGAGCAATAAGTATTGTGTGAATGGTACGGGGTGGAATTTGAGCTTCTTCCTTCTGGCAGTGCAG GCAATTGTCTGCATCGTTGCCATTTCCACCGGCAAGGCGATGGGAGTCATCACATATCGCGACTTCAACACCGACGAAGCACGGAAATGGTTCCCAGTCTCGCTACTCCTCATCGGCATGATCTACACCTCGATCAAGGCACTCCAATTCCTCAGCATCCCAGTCTACACCATCTTCAAGAACTTGACAATCATCCTGATCGCATACGGAGAGGTGCTATGGTTCGGTGGACATGTCGGAGGAATGGCGCTTCTCAGCTTCGGTCTGATGGTTCTGAGCAGTGTCATTGCTGCATGGGCGGATGTCACACATGCTCTGTCGAGCCACGGCGGCGATGCTCTGGACCCAGCGGCTGCTGAGAAGATCGCGACTCTGAACTCTGGCTACATTTGGATGGCATTGAACTGCTTCTGCTCTGCCGGCTATGTGCTTGGAATGAGGAAGAGGATCAAGCTGACAAACTTCAAGGACTTCGACA CCATGTTCTACAACAACTTGCTCTCCATCCCGATCCTCCTCGTCTCTTCGCTTCTCCTCGAAGACTGGTCATCTGCCAACCTCGCAGTCAACTTCCCACCCGGCCGCCAGACCACTATGCTCGCAGCCATGATCTTCACCGGTCTCTCCTCCATCTTCATCTCCTACACCAGCGCCTGGTGCGTCCGTGTCACCTCCTCGACTACCTACTCCATGGTCGGCGCACTCAACAAGCTCCCGATCGCAATCTCCGGGCTCGTCTTCTTCGATGCGCCAGTGACCTTCCCATCCGTCTCCGCCATCTTCCTCGGCTTCGTTTCAGGATTAGTATACGCAGTCGCAAAAATCTGGCAAAAAGAGGCAGACAAGAAGGGTGGAAGTGTGCTTCCGGTTTCGAGCGCAAGCAGTCAGAGCATGAAGGACTCGCTCAAGTCATGA